GGGATTGCTTGTCAGTGAATCCTGATAAGAGTCTACTATCAATGGCATAAGAATTAAACCATGAGGGAAATGAGGTGATTTCACTTCGGTAATTATTCAGGCTGCATATACAAATACACATCTGGAATGTTAATAAATAAATAATTAAACCCTTGCTTAAAAACTTTATTATTGCCTGTTTCTGCTGCCCCATTGCCCAAAACCAATATAAGCAATATCCTGCATAAATAACCAGAAACCCATAAGCAGATATAGCGTGTCTAGCCTCATACCAGCCACAATCAAAACAATAACCAAGCGCCAGGGAGGCAAAAAAGATTATGGGTAAAAAAAATTGTAATTTCTTGTGTGTGTAATCTCCGGAAATCAAAAATATACCAATAATGGCCAGTAGTACCGGTAAAATAAGATCATTTTGACTCCAAAATTTAACAAAAACCGGTAAATCACCTAAAAAATAGCTTAGGCTAATCCTCGTATTAACCAAAGGTTTTAAAAGCTTATTTACTAAAAGTACAAAAGAATTATTGGCATAGACATCATTCGTTGTTTGAGAGGGAAAACCACACCAACCAGGATTTCTTGAAAAGGAAATCTTAAACAAATTCGCTTTTATTATTGGTGGAATTAGTAGCATTACTGCGATAATAGAAAACAAAACTATTTGTTTTTTAGAAAAATTTTTCCATTCTTTAACGATACAGAATATAATCAGATAGATAAGATAATAAAAGAAATACTCCATTTTGGTCTGGTTAAGAACCATCAGTGAGCTTAAAGCAAGAAGATGTAGAGATAGTTCGTGATATTTAAAAGCCAAAAGGATTGTTAACAAACACAAAAGAGATAAAAAATGTACTAAAGTTGGTAAACCGAATAATACACCAGTGTAACGATATGACCAAGGGGTTAGTATGTAAATAATCACACTAAAAAGGCCAGCTGTATCATTGTCAAATAAAGTTCGGGAGCAACCAAAAATAAGCCATAAGCTTAAACTTCCCAAGAGAATGTTAAAAATCCTTATTGCTGGATAATTAAAATTGCTTACTTTCAAGAGGCCTGCCATTATTATAGGAAATACTATACCTGTATGCTCATTAGAATAAGTTACTTTGTTGCCCCCCAATATAGTTTTTGCCCGATAGATAGATCCCCACTCTTCGTCGGCGGCTCTAAAAGAATTAAAATTAAGATTAATTACAAAAAAACATAACGTTAAGCAGATTAGAATGATTAAAATTGGTTTCTTAATCTGTTTGCCTAAAAACATGCTTTTTTTAATGATAATTGCTAACCAGCCCATGCCAATAGCAAACATTATTATCATTATCATGAGTTGTAAGCTCCAGGGATAGATAACTGAGGAATGGAAAAAAAGTTTATCTATAATTTGCGTCAGCATATTATTGTCTTATAATCTTGCTTTCGAACGATTTAAAAGCAGTTCCACCATACAGTTGCTTGTAAAGTGTCCAGATCCCACCGCACTCTTTCTCGTAAGCGCAATTTTGACATTGAGCGCCTCTAGTTTTGTGAATATCATAATAAACGCTATCCTCTTTTTGGAAACGTTTGGGGTTATACCCCACCTGATGAATAGCCTCTGCTCTACCTTTGGCTGCGATAATATTCATATTGGATTGATTTAACAGTTTCTCTGGGAATAAACAATAGGCAAAATCAAAAAAATTTACTACTTCGAATTTTTTTAAAGTAGTATAGAGGGAGGCAAAAATTTTCCGTAATTTCTGGGGATTGACTGACAAGATTTTATAATTCGTTAAAGCATAACCATCTGGAATAAGGTCCAGCAATGTCCAGTATTTAGCCCCTAGAGAAACTAAAAATTCCCCTGTTTTTTTAAGGCCATTTATCGTTCTGTTAAACACTGCTGTATTGATAGTAGTTACAATTCCCAAAGATAAAGAATTTTTAATTCCTTGGACTGTTTGTTCAAAACTGCCTGGTACTCGGGTAATGCTGTCATGTACCTTAGATTCTCCTGAATATAAAGTTATAGTTACTCTGTTTAAGCCATTCTTTTTTAAGGACTTCAGATATTGAAGTGAACTTAAAGCCCTACCATTAGTACTAAGAGCTATTTCTCTATAACCAAGTTTTGTGGCTTCACTTACTAGCTCCAAGAGGTCTTCTCTTATGGTAGGTTCTCCCCCAGTAAACTCTGCCCGTTCAAATTTGAGCCTCTGCCCTTCTTTTAAATCTTTTAAAATGTCTATTCTACTTCTTGGAGTAAAATGTACACCCTTTGGTCTAACACTGCACATAACACAATTATTATTGCAACTGAAGCCCGTCATTATCAGAAAGACTTGATTGTTTGAGAATGTATGATCAGAGTAATTCTTTACCATATGTTAAAATTAATATTTAAACCGCTAGGGGTAAGAATAGTAATATACAAATAAGACTATTTTAAACAGTTGTGTTTGTTTGCTAATTGTTTAATTTCTTTATCTCCAAACAAAGAAAGATAGTCTTCCCATACACCAGCGCATTTTTTAGAGAATATGCAGGTTTGGCATATCTTTATCTTCTCTTGGCCAATAGCATTCGTATCGGTGTTACGTACACTTTTCTTCCGTCTCTCTTTGCCATACCTTATGGGTTTTTCCACCCCTAGTTTTTGTTGTGCGGTGACAAAGCTAACACGAGGTGACATTGCCAATATAGCAGGAGTAAAAAGGCAGGGAGAAAAGGCATAAAAAATAACTGTTTGGAATTTATTCAATAGGGGCTGTAAACTTTCTAGGGTCATAGCTAGATCGATTCTTTTAACACACAAGTCTTTATAATTACCGGTATTTTTGTTTGGAAGCAGGTCGGTAAGGGCCCAGATAGACACACCCAAAGAATGAATAAAATTTCCTATTTTAAATAAATACCGATAGTTTAACCCTAAAACAACTGTGACCACACTTACGGTTAATTGCTTATAGGCTAGAGCATTTTTGATTCCGGTTATAGTTTGTGAAAAAGCGCCAGGGTCACGAGAAATGGCTTCGTAAAGTTTTTTATTATGAGCATGTAGGGAGAATGTAATATTTGTCAAACCAGCCTGCACAAGTTTCTGACAAAATATTTTGTCGCTCAATAGTACTCCATTAGTGCTTATGCCTATATTTTCATATCCCAAATTCTTGGCTTGTTGTACCAGGTAGCAAAGGTCTGGCCTTATCGTTGGTTCACCGCCAGTAAATTCCATTCTCGTATAGCCTGCTTTTCTTCCCTTGATTAAATCTCTTATTATTTGTTTTTTGCTGCCATCCATCAAATTTTGATTTGAAGAGCGAACAGAACACATAATGCAATTGCTATTGCAGGACA
The sequence above is drawn from the Candidatus Paceibacterota bacterium genome and encodes:
- a CDS encoding glycosyltransferase family 39 protein; the encoded protein is MLTQIIDKLFFHSSVIYPWSLQLMIMIIMFAIGMGWLAIIIKKSMFLGKQIKKPILIILICLTLCFFVINLNFNSFRAADEEWGSIYRAKTILGGNKVTYSNEHTGIVFPIIMAGLLKVSNFNYPAIRIFNILLGSLSLWLIFGCSRTLFDNDTAGLFSVIIYILTPWSYRYTGVLFGLPTLVHFLSLLCLLTILLAFKYHELSLHLLALSSLMVLNQTKMEYFFYYLIYLIIFCIVKEWKNFSKKQIVLFSIIAVMLLIPPIIKANLFKISFSRNPGWCGFPSQTTNDVYANNSFVLLVNKLLKPLVNTRISLSYFLGDLPVFVKFWSQNDLILPVLLAIIGIFLISGDYTHKKLQFFLPIIFFASLALGYCFDCGWYEARHAISAYGFLVIYAGYCLYWFWAMGQQKQAIIKFLSKGLIIYLLTFQMCICICSLNNYRSEITSFPSWFNSYAIDSRLLSGFTDKQSLIVTLSNTDRNILLCLGYKAISVTDFINSNTQLTNAQLSADTILNSSDIKNEPKVYFLKSFDCDNNNIFKNICQLVVQKRSRIEKELYLPNESYMIQLLVLRNKIINGTTE
- a CDS encoding radical SAM protein, giving the protein MTGFSCNNNCVMCSVRPKGVHFTPRSRIDILKDLKEGQRLKFERAEFTGGEPTIREDLLELVSEATKLGYREIALSTNGRALSSLQYLKSLKKNGLNRVTITLYSGESKVHDSITRVPGSFEQTVQGIKNSLSLGIVTTINTAVFNRTINGLKKTGEFLVSLGAKYWTLLDLIPDGYALTNYKILSVNPQKLRKIFASLYTTLKKFEVVNFFDFAYCLFPEKLLNQSNMNIIAAKGRAEAIHQVGYNPKRFQKEDSVYYDIHKTRGAQCQNCAYEKECGGIWTLYKQLYGGTAFKSFESKIIRQ
- a CDS encoding radical SAM protein; this encodes MIVKKEIKKQKVPNEQVFLIIAGLSCNSNCIMCSVRSSNQNLMDGSKKQIIRDLIKGRKAGYTRMEFTGGEPTIRPDLCYLVQQAKNLGYENIGISTNGVLLSDKIFCQKLVQAGLTNITFSLHAHNKKLYEAISRDPGAFSQTITGIKNALAYKQLTVSVVTVVLGLNYRYLFKIGNFIHSLGVSIWALTDLLPNKNTGNYKDLCVKRIDLAMTLESLQPLLNKFQTVIFYAFSPCLFTPAILAMSPRVSFVTAQQKLGVEKPIRYGKERRKKSVRNTDTNAIGQEKIKICQTCIFSKKCAGVWEDYLSLFGDKEIKQLANKHNCLK